Part of the Arthrobacter globiformis genome is shown below.
CTTCCTCTACACCATCCCGCCGGAACTCCTGGACCAGCTGCAGCGGACCCAGAGCTAGAATCGCCCCGTCCCCTATCCCGGGGCAGCTCCGCCGTCGTAGCTTGGTGCCATGGGACTCAACATTCAGATCGCCATTGACTGCAAGCACCCGCACGACCTCGCCGACTGGTGGGCCGAAACGCTGGACTGGTCAGTGGAGCCGCAGGATGAGGGCTTCATCCGGTCCATGATCAGCCAGGGCTTTGCGACGGAAGACCAGACCATGACGCACAACGGCAAGCTCGTGTGGAAGGACGGCGCGGCGATCCGGCCCACCGAGGAACTCGACGCCAAGGCACCCGCCCGGCGCCTGCTGTTCCAGACCGTGCCCGAGCAGAAGACCATCAAGAACCGGGTGCACTGGGACGTCAGGCTCGACGGCCGGGACAAGGACGACGTCCGCGCCGAGCTTGAGGCCCGCGGCGCCACCTTCCTCTGGACTGCCAGCCAGGGGCCCCACGAATGGCACACCATGGCGGACCCCGAGGGCAACGAATTCTGCATCAGCTAAGCCGATTACTAGACTTGGACGGTGAGCAACGAATTCCCCGCCAAGGTATCGGACGTCTTTGACCCGTCCCGCTGGCGCACCGTGTCCGGCTTTGACGACTTCCAGGACCTGACCTACCACCGGCAGGTGGAGCGGTCCGACGACGGCACCGTGGCACGGGATCTGCCCACCGTCCGCATCGCGTTCAACCGGCCCGAGGTCCGCAACGCCTTCCGCCCGGGGACCGTGGACGAGCTGTACCGCGCCATGGACCACGCCCGGATGACGCCGGACGTGGCCACCGTGCTGCTCACCGGCAACGGCCCCTCTCCCAAGGACGGCGGGCACTCGTTCTGCTCCGGCGGGGACCAGCGGATCCGGGGACGGGACGGCTACCGCTATGCCGACGGCGAGACCCAGGAAACCATCGACCCGGCCCGTGCCGGGCGCCTACACATCCTGGAGGTCCAGCGGCTCATGCGGACCATGCCCAAGGTGGTCATCGCCGTCGTCAACGGCTGGGCCGCCGGCGGCGGGCACTCGCTGCACGTGGTCTCCGACCTGACCATCGCTTCGCGCCAGTTCGGAAAGTTCAAGCAGACGGACGCCACCGTGGGCAGCTTCGACGCCGGCTACGGCTCGGCGCTGCTGGCCCGGCAGATCGGCCAGAAGGCCGCCCGGGAGATCTTCTTCCTCGCCCGTGAATATTCTGCTGAGGACATGGTTCGGATGGCGGCCGTGAACGAGGCCGTTGACCACGAACGCCTGGAGGAGGTGGCGCTGGAATATGCCGCTGACATTGCCCGGCAGTCCCCGCAGGCCATCCGGATGCTCAAGTTCGCCTTCAATCTTGCCGACGACGGCCTGGCCGGCCAGCAGGTTTTCGCCGGCGAGGCCACCCGGCTGGCGTACATGACGGACGAGGCCGTGGAGGGCAAGGAAGCCTTCCTGCAAAAGCGCGACCCCGACTGGTCCCGGTTCCCGTACTACTTCTAAGCCCGCACTCGTCGGAAGGCACCCCATGTTCCGCAGGACCGCGCATCCAAGGCGCATGCAGTGAATATCGAGCCAGCCCTCAAGGCGCTGGCGGCCGCCCTCCACGGTGAGGGTCCCGCCGTCGAACTCTCCGCCGGCCCGCACGGCGAGCCGGTGGTGACGCCGGTCCCGACCCCCGGGTTCGAGGACGCCGTGGCCGTGGTGCGCACGTCAGGGTCCACCGGGACGCCCAAGGCGACGGTCCTGACCGTGGACGCGCTGGCGGCGTCGTCGATGGCCACCGCCTTCGCGCTCAAGGGCGAGGGGCAGTGGCTGCTGGCCCTGCCGCTGCAATACGTGGCGGGCGTGCAGGTGCTGGTCCGGTCGCTGTTCGCCAGCACCCGGCCCTGGGCCATGGACCTGTCCGAGGGCTTCACGGCCGAGGGCTTCACCGCGGCCGCGCTGGAGCTGACGGACAACATCCGCTTCACGTCGCTGGTGCCCACGCAGCTGCAGCGCCTGCTCG
Proteins encoded:
- a CDS encoding 1,4-dihydroxy-2-naphthoyl-CoA synthase yields the protein MSNEFPAKVSDVFDPSRWRTVSGFDDFQDLTYHRQVERSDDGTVARDLPTVRIAFNRPEVRNAFRPGTVDELYRAMDHARMTPDVATVLLTGNGPSPKDGGHSFCSGGDQRIRGRDGYRYADGETQETIDPARAGRLHILEVQRLMRTMPKVVIAVVNGWAAGGGHSLHVVSDLTIASRQFGKFKQTDATVGSFDAGYGSALLARQIGQKAAREIFFLAREYSAEDMVRMAAVNEAVDHERLEEVALEYAADIARQSPQAIRMLKFAFNLADDGLAGQQVFAGEATRLAYMTDEAVEGKEAFLQKRDPDWSRFPYYF
- a CDS encoding VOC family protein, giving the protein MGLNIQIAIDCKHPHDLADWWAETLDWSVEPQDEGFIRSMISQGFATEDQTMTHNGKLVWKDGAAIRPTEELDAKAPARRLLFQTVPEQKTIKNRVHWDVRLDGRDKDDVRAELEARGATFLWTASQGPHEWHTMADPEGNEFCIS